Genomic DNA from Haloplanus aerogenes:
GGGGCCGTAGCGCTCGCAGTGGGGAGTGTCAGTGTCGCGAACCACCCGGTCGTCCAGCAACTGGCCGTCATGGTGCCGGTGTTCAACCGGCTTCCGGCGACGACACTCTCTAACGGCGACCTCTCGCTCGCCCTCGCGACGATGTTGTTCGTCGTGCTCGCTGCGCTCGTTCCGCTGTTCAAGCCGCGCCCGCGACGCGTGCTCGACACGATCATGCTCGTCGAGCAGCGGGTGTTTCTCGCCGCCGTCGCACTCGCCGCCATCGGCTACTTCGACTACACCTACCGACTCCCGCGGACGACGCTCGTTCTCGCGACGCTCACGATGGGTGTTCTGTTCCCGGTGTGGTTCGTCGTCATCCGCCGGAGTCCGCGGATCGATCCCGAGCGGACGGTCGTCGTCGGCGACGATCCGGGAACGATCGAGGATGTGATTCGGGAGACGAACGTCCCGATCGAAGGCTACATTTCCTCGTTCGCGTCGCGATTCCGACGGCCACTTCACGAGGGTGGCACCGCTATCGCGACTCCCGACGGGGGGACGGTTAGCGTCGCGTCCGTCCCCGAGCAGGAGTGTCTCGGCGGGCTCGCCCGTCTCGAGGATGTACTCATCGAACGAGATATCGACACCGTCGTCTTCGCCTTCGAGTACCCGGACCAGGAGGAGTTCTTCGGGTCGCTCGACACGTGCCATCGCATGGGCGTCAACGCCAAAGTCCACCACCGCCACGCCGATACGGTCCTCACGACGGGCCTCGAAACGGGTGAACTGGTGGATATCGATGTCGAACCGTGGGACTGGCAGAGCCACGTTCTCAAGCGCGCGTTCGACATCGCGTTCGCACTCGCCGGCCTACTCGTCCTCGGGCCGGTCATGCTCCTCATCGCCCTCGCGATCAAGCTCGACGACGGCGGCCCCGTCTTCTAC
This window encodes:
- a CDS encoding sugar transferase — its product is MHTPLVMLSGWRYRLVSGMGAVALAVGSVSVANHPVVQQLAVMVPVFNRLPATTLSNGDLSLALATMLFVVLAALVPLFKPRPRRVLDTIMLVEQRVFLAAVALAAIGYFDYTYRLPRTTLVLATLTMGVLFPVWFVVIRRSPRIDPERTVVVGDDPGTIEDVIRETNVPIEGYISSFASRFRRPLHEGGTAIATPDGGTVSVASVPEQECLGGLARLEDVLIERDIDTVVFAFEYPDQEEFFGSLDTCHRMGVNAKVHHRHADTVLTTGLETGELVDIDVEPWDWQSHVLKRAFDIAFALAGLLVLGPVMLLIALAIKLDDGGPVFYAQQRTAEFGDTFTVYKFRTMVPEGESATPLDDEENDRITRVGRILRKTHLDEVPQLLTILSGQMSVVGPRAVWVDEEVEIESEVSSWCQRWFVKPGLTGLAQINGVTSTDPDEKLRYDVAYIRNQSFWFDVRIVIRQLWMVFVDAIRLLR